From a single bacterium genomic region:
- a CDS encoding type II toxin-antitoxin system RelE/ParE family toxin → MSYLLVVDNRARKKLEALPDDLLKRVDKKILALGDEPRPAGCIKLAARDGPGYRIRVGDIRILYDVNDKEKIVRVFKIERREKAYKKR, encoded by the coding sequence ATGAGCTACCTGCTGGTCGTCGACAACCGCGCGAGAAAAAAGCTGGAGGCGCTGCCGGACGACCTGCTAAAAAGGGTGGACAAAAAAATACTCGCCCTTGGCGATGAACCCAGGCCCGCCGGGTGCATCAAACTTGCGGCACGCGACGGCCCCGGATATCGGATCAGAGTCGGAGATATCAGAATCCTGTACGATGTGAACGACAAGGAAAAAATCGTCCGCGTTTTCAAAATCGAACGCCGAGAAAAGGCGTATAAGAAAAGATAA